Proteins encoded within one genomic window of Deltaproteobacteria bacterium:
- the thiD gene encoding bifunctional hydroxymethylpyrimidine kinase/phosphomethylpyrimidine kinase gives MPAPPCVLTVAGSDSGGGAGIQADLKTFTALGGFGLSAITALTAQNTLGVSGIFPVDPEFVAAQFLAVAEDFPIRAGKTGMLFSAPIIDALSPLLARSGFPLVVDPVCVSQSGHRLLEDEALESMRDRIVPLATLVTPNRPEAEALTGEAVADEAGVFRAMARILDMGPQAVLLKGGHFDGPFMTDWFQMRGDRPTAIQHDRVDTVNTHGTGCTLSAAIAAFLARGMTLEEAVRAGITYLHEALLQGFDLGRGQGPVNHLVGLKSAF, from the coding sequence ATTCCAGCTCCTCCGTGCGTCTTGACGGTGGCCGGTTCGGACTCGGGAGGAGGGGCCGGAATCCAGGCCGATCTGAAGACATTCACGGCCCTGGGCGGATTCGGCCTGTCGGCGATCACGGCCCTGACGGCTCAGAACACGCTTGGCGTGTCTGGGATCTTCCCGGTGGATCCGGAGTTCGTGGCCGCCCAGTTTTTGGCCGTGGCCGAGGATTTTCCCATCCGGGCGGGCAAGACGGGCATGCTTTTTTCGGCCCCAATTATTGACGCCCTGTCCCCGCTTCTTGCCAGATCCGGGTTTCCTCTGGTAGTTGATCCGGTCTGCGTCAGCCAGAGTGGTCACCGCCTCTTGGAGGACGAGGCCCTGGAATCCATGCGGGACAGGATCGTTCCCCTGGCTACTTTGGTCACGCCCAACAGACCCGAGGCCGAGGCCCTGACCGGGGAGGCCGTGGCCGACGAGGCCGGAGTCTTCAGGGCCATGGCCAGAATTTTAGACATGGGGCCCCAGGCGGTGCTGCTCAAGGGCGGACATTTCGACGGCCCATTCATGACCGACTGGTTTCAGATGAGAGGGGACCGGCCCACGGCCATCCAGCATGACCGGGTGGACACCGTAAACACTCACGGTACGGGCTGCACTCTTTCGGCGGCCATTGCGGCCTTTTTGGCCCGAGGCATGACCCTGGAAGAGGCTGTCCGGGCCGGCATTACATACCTTCACGAGGCCTTGCTCCAGGGATTCGACCTGGGCCGGGGCCAGGGTCCGGTCAATCATCTTGTGGGATTGAAGTCGGCCTTTTGA
- the argB gene encoding acetylglutamate kinase → MDREFTKARLLMEALPYIREFCGQTVVIKYGGHAMKDDRLKKSFAMNVILLKYIGINPVIVHGGGPQIGRMLDQLGICSEFREGLRVTDQATMDVVEMVLVGKVNKEIVNLMNLNGGKAVGLSGKDGRIIRARRLEMAVAKKDAPPEIIDLGKVGEVVGIDVSLIRTLEREGFIPILAPVGVDDEGETYNINADSVAGAVAEALGAKKLILLTDVPGVLDEKGELVSSLNEVQAMEAMERGVFTGGMIPKIKCCLEAVEGGVEKAHILDGRTENCVILEMFTRSGIGTQITRR, encoded by the coding sequence ATGGATCGAGAATTTACAAAGGCCCGGCTTCTCATGGAGGCCTTGCCCTATATTCGGGAATTTTGCGGCCAGACCGTGGTCATCAAGTACGGCGGACACGCCATGAAGGATGACCGGCTCAAGAAGAGCTTCGCCATGAACGTCATCCTGCTCAAGTATATCGGGATCAACCCGGTCATCGTCCATGGCGGCGGGCCCCAGATCGGGCGGATGCTCGACCAGTTGGGCATCTGCTCGGAGTTCCGGGAGGGTCTACGGGTCACGGATCAGGCCACCATGGACGTGGTGGAGATGGTTCTGGTTGGCAAGGTGAACAAGGAAATCGTCAACCTCATGAATCTGAACGGGGGCAAGGCTGTGGGTCTGTCGGGAAAGGATGGGCGCATCATTCGGGCCCGGCGGCTGGAGATGGCCGTGGCCAAAAAAGACGCCCCGCCCGAGATCATCGATTTGGGAAAGGTTGGAGAGGTGGTGGGCATCGACGTCAGTCTCATCCGGACCCTGGAGCGGGAGGGATTCATTCCCATCCTGGCCCCGGTGGGCGTGGACGATGAGGGTGAAACCTACAACATCAACGCCGACTCGGTGGCCGGGGCCGTGGCCGAGGCTCTGGGGGCCAAGAAGCTTATCCTGCTGACGGACGTCCCCGGTGTTTTGGACGAGAAGGGCGAGCTGGTCTCCAGTCTGAACGAGGTCCAGGCCATGGAGGCGATGGAGCGCGGGGTCTTCACTGGGGGCATGATTCCCAAAATCAAATGCTGTCTGGAGGCTGTGGAGGGGGGGGTGGAGAAGGCCCACATCTTGGACGGGCGGACCGAGAATTGCGTCATTCTGGAGATGTTCACCCGTTCAGGCATCGGCACCCAGATCACGAGGCGATGA
- the hslU gene encoding ATP-dependent protease ATPase subunit HslU, translating to MSTLTPREIVSELDKFIIGQKNAKKMVALALRTRWRRQQLDESLREEIIPKNIIMMGPTGVGKTEIARRLSRLAGAPFYKVEATKFTEVGYVGRDVESMIRDLMEIGVNMVRQEQVEAVQVKAEAAAEERLLDLLLPRKPLSGKETVSPFEPVSHAQDTREKLRDMLRKGQLDGRKVEVHVEESRSKIDVMAIPGMEGMEGQIQDMMSKVFPKRKKTRKVTVKEAMDILIQQESERLVDMDRVVEEAKHRVEEHGIIFLDEIDKVCTTTHSSGNNHDVSREGVQRDLLPVVEGCVVNTKYGMVSTNHILFIAAGAFHYAKPSDLIPELQGRFPLRVELEALNREEFYRILTEPQNALTVQYQALMKTEGLDLSFTEDGLLAIADFAQQINDETENIGARRLYTILEKILSEVSFEAPERGGGSQVVDRAFVEERLQDVREDRDLSRYIL from the coding sequence ATGAGCACTCTGACGCCCAGAGAAATAGTGTCTGAGCTGGACAAGTTCATCATCGGACAGAAAAATGCCAAGAAAATGGTGGCCCTGGCCCTTCGCACCCGCTGGCGGCGACAGCAACTGGACGAAAGCCTCCGGGAGGAGATCATCCCCAAGAACATCATCATGATGGGGCCCACTGGGGTGGGCAAGACCGAGATCGCCCGTCGCTTGTCCCGGCTAGCCGGGGCTCCGTTTTACAAGGTCGAGGCTACCAAGTTCACCGAGGTAGGCTATGTCGGCCGTGATGTGGAGTCCATGATCCGGGATCTCATGGAGATCGGGGTGAACATGGTCCGCCAAGAGCAGGTCGAGGCCGTGCAGGTCAAGGCCGAGGCCGCCGCCGAGGAGCGGCTTCTTGATCTGCTTCTGCCCCGGAAGCCTCTGTCGGGCAAGGAGACCGTTTCGCCCTTCGAGCCAGTTTCCCACGCCCAGGACACTCGGGAAAAACTCAGGGACATGCTTAGAAAGGGGCAATTGGACGGGCGCAAGGTCGAGGTCCATGTCGAGGAGTCCCGGTCCAAGATCGACGTCATGGCCATTCCGGGCATGGAGGGCATGGAGGGGCAGATTCAGGACATGATGTCCAAGGTCTTTCCCAAAAGGAAAAAGACCCGAAAGGTCACGGTCAAGGAGGCCATGGACATCTTAATCCAGCAGGAGAGTGAACGTCTGGTGGACATGGACCGGGTCGTGGAGGAGGCCAAACACAGGGTCGAGGAACATGGGATCATTTTTTTGGACGAGATCGACAAGGTCTGCACGACCACCCATTCATCGGGCAATAACCACGATGTGTCCCGGGAAGGGGTTCAGCGAGATCTGCTGCCGGTGGTGGAGGGCTGTGTGGTGAACACCAAGTACGGGATGGTCTCCACGAATCACATTCTGTTCATCGCCGCCGGGGCCTTTCACTACGCCAAGCCTTCGGATCTCATCCCTGAACTCCAGGGCCGGTTTCCGCTCCGGGTTGAACTGGAGGCCCTGAACCGGGAAGAGTTCTACCGCATTCTGACCGAGCCCCAGAACGCCCTGACCGTCCAGTACCAGGCTTTGATGAAGACCGAGGGCCTGGATCTGAGTTTTACGGAGGACGGACTTCTGGCCATCGCTGACTTTGCCCAGCAGATCAACGACGAGACCGAGAACATCGGGGCCAGGCGATTGTACACCATCCTAGAAAAGATCCTCTCCGAAGTGTCCTTCGAGGCTCCGGAGCGGGGAGGAGGGTCCCAGGTAGTGGACCGGGCCTTTGTCGAGGAGCGTTTACAGGACGTCCGCGAAGACCGGGATCTTTCCCGCTACATTCTCTGA
- the hslV gene encoding ATP-dependent protease subunit HslV, whose product MIVLDSLRGTTILAVKTEAGVAMAGDGQVTLGQSVVMKHRAKKVRRLHKDRILAGFAGATADAFTLFERFEAKLEEFRGNLVRASVEMAKTWRMDKYLRRLEALLLVADADTILILSGTGDVIEPDDGVGAIGSGGAYALASARALLRHTGLSNEEIVRSSMAIAAEICVFTNENLTVEVLSKEQGAT is encoded by the coding sequence ATGATAGTGCTTGATTCATTACGAGGAACCACCATTCTGGCCGTGAAGACCGAGGCCGGTGTGGCCATGGCCGGTGACGGCCAGGTGACCCTGGGCCAGAGCGTGGTCATGAAACACAGGGCCAAGAAGGTTCGGCGATTGCACAAGGATCGTATTCTGGCCGGATTCGCCGGTGCCACGGCCGACGCCTTCACCCTGTTCGAGCGATTCGAGGCCAAGCTGGAAGAATTTCGGGGCAACCTGGTCCGGGCCAGCGTGGAAATGGCCAAGACTTGGCGTATGGACAAATACCTGCGCAGGCTCGAGGCGCTGCTTCTGGTGGCTGACGCGGACACCATCCTGATTCTGTCTGGAACCGGGGATGTCATTGAGCCAGACGACGGGGTCGGGGCCATCGGCTCCGGGGGGGCCTACGCCCTGGCCTCGGCCAGGGCCCTTCTCCGACATACTGGCCTCAGCAACGAGGAGATCGTCCGTTCTTCCATGGCCATCGCTGCGGAAATCTGCGTCTTCACCAATGAGAATCTGACCGTGGAGGTCCTCTCCAAAGAGCAGGGGGCGACATGA